The following nucleotide sequence is from Pseudochaenichthys georgianus chromosome 17, fPseGeo1.2, whole genome shotgun sequence.
gagaaacctcagggagagcaacagaggagggatccctctcccaggacggacagacgtgcaatagatgccgtgtgtaaattgaaaagataatacatttgcaacataggtagtccaaatgtttggaaatgcatgtgtgtataataggaagatgatataagatactatatgtatgcatgtagtaccacccttgctagcgattccctctctagtttagcatactcagcttcgttgtccctggccatagaatcacgattttatggggccggaaaaaactgggggaaaatacacactactagccggtactacgctatatggaaaggccaccaaaaactgtcctggcctggacgctaaaggacattaaaacggggctagccgctgcaatggaaatgcgctataacataccttattcttactccgagcactacttctgctcctccgtcgcttcacacttgcagagggcgatttctcaactggccgaactgatgtcctggtcggtgatgacaccagaaagaccgatggtactgcatctccattaagtaatggttgttccataaatcccatgttatgttttatcatactctcagagtagtcgtccggcaatttgaaatgttcgctgcatacatgagcctgtgaatctttcggttcgggccggccacatttcgctagccactgcctccgaatgtacttcttacgcttaccttttggcaacagatggaaccgagcattccgtggattgttcccatcagaattgtggcaatatttcgcgatacagtgaggcatattttaAGAGAGAAActtcagtaaataacatggagatcaacgtgtcttcgaaaaccaaacgcatggtttacgtcacgtccggaaaatggcggcgcccacagtgttgatgttatttcagtatataatcagtttaaaatcactgataatgtcatcggattaaaaaaaaaaaaaaaagactggcagagactggtctgttttatcggatgataattatttaaaaatgagtgtcatgagcataccattcctttaacagcttgtatattgggtacagtacagtacagcttAAAACATACAATTGttaaggggatgcagaccagagaaagactttcgtcttgtttacatcagggtcccccatttccaattcatcatatcatttaagatatatttgacatacagatggtttatttacaatttacatacagGTGGTTTTTTACATACAGATTGCTTATTTACAATTTTCATTTTAGATTTCGTTCTAATACATCCTAACcggacatttaagacataccaagtctacagatatacagttaGTAACAGAGTCTAAAATGcgagtatatacatatatgggGGGGGGAAGCTGTCCATTGTACGACAGATTAAGATTTGTACCATTACCGGGGCTAGTTTTGCCATGCTCTACCCCGAAGGTGCTCTTTAAGAGAGGTTTTGAAGGTAAGTATAGTTTTACTTTCCTTTACAGTTGTGGGAAGAGCGTTCCACCTTGATGTGGCATAATTGCGAAACGTGTATTCCCCCTTTTTTGTGCCAAATCTGGGTTTCACATGATTTGTGGAGCTCCCTCTGGTGTTATGATCATGGTATTCCTTGACCTTTGGGAAGAATTTTGACATGTACATGGGTACATTGAGCTGTATGTGGATCTTGTAGACCAGGCCCATTGCAAGTAGCTGTACTCTGTCGTCTACTCTAAGCCATCCTAGGTTGTCAAAGTGGGCAGAGGTGAGGTGGGTTCTAGATGAAAGGTCAAGCAGTAGTCTGACCAGTTTATTTTGCGATGTTTGAAGTTTTATTTTCTctgagtcactcctcagtttataccgtgttttgtttcaattaatgtatcatttagttaaaaatatgtgatatatctgaacaacaaagtggtcaaaaatcattgtattcattttttggaaacattttcatgatcgggGGTGTGTatggaaataacggggacagagctgctgtcagacgatcagctgtgcagcgtcatcacaaacggacgtcgcttcacgtgactcTTCGGAGGAaacgacgtcccattgctcttaaaactcatttccctgcttctcgtggtttccttgcgtctctccatgcttcccttgtgggagggactagtcacagggaaacgacgcaagtgagggacgcaaggaatccatttaaccgaagtgagaagggcccctaGGCTGTGGTCtacaccatagatatatataaacactagatggctcatgggagattttccagcgtagctgacccgccgccatcttgctacagttaacagatactctgattcgcgttatggtagctgttgtaaggtgagtgatctgcacaaaaatactcttaactcactgaaatcttgactgatttacaaacggttaggtttattataaacatgattagtatggctatgatacaggatgcttggacatgttgaaattgcagcttttctttgtgtaggcctatgtggttgtatttattagctggctaataacaagaggctgtcagtgagacgtagtattacaaagttgacccaagCACTTTAcaaacaccagtgggagagtcAGAACTGCTcttcttttcaacacaacttaagttacacatatttctttccaagtggtttggcttgttaaaacatcttgcattatgatacaggaatttgctggctttggtctttacagaagtacctgactatgccggacgtTTGGTGCAGCCTAAGGATGCTCTAATCACCATCACCgcagtctggaaacaagaaccccacgtgtaagatatgacaatattatgactaaaattaggataatcgttaattacttagtggatgtatgtacattacaagtcctgctacacaggatcagtggggctatgtgagataatagtattgcaagattgttgttgacccagcctcttAGAATATGTTGGTTACCATTTatttacacaattatttaatgtttctattggacaccttttgtattactcttagtgtggttgtcttattcttaaagtaggcctatacatgcatacataccaaaaatatgataatttcggtgtgtatttttgtcctacccttaatgtttaaaggaaagaagggaggaacatgttgacaataatttatatatctggctactttctcatgtttttaaggtttctcccaaaccaaagagaggaggaggcagtgggaactcgccctaagaagggacggttttgttacctgtgacaggacactgctctacagtgagcacttcaggagtgaggaATTTGACCGGACAGGGCAGACTGTCCGGCTTAAAGATGGTGTTGTGCCAACAATATTCAACTTCCCAGCTCATCTTCAAAGGGTATGTGTATCATTGGCCAACAACAATTCAAGGTGTATAAGATTGATATATAATATGTGATTAAATGTCacactttagtttttctttctgCAAGTTTAGGAATACATATTGTGTTGTGTATTACAGCACATTTTAAACACTCAACAtgtctttaatgtttattttagccGGAAGCAACAAGAAGCACAACCACTTCAAGAAGAGCGGAAGATGAACCTCAGCCTAATGTTGTGAGTATTCTGAATGTGGCCAAGACCAGAGAGATGGTCATTTATTTCAGGAGGGTGAGGACGTCTCCTCTACCCCTGTGCATTctgggagaggatgtggctgttgtggaggactacaaatacctgggagtgcacttagacaatgggctgaactggaggatcaacactgaagCTGTGCACAAGAAGGGATATTAGAAGAAGGATATTAAATTCCATATtactattatttatatattcgtatattttgatatttatatattaatGGCAAATCGCTACCACTaggagcatatatcgccacctactatgtatttattaaatcttcatgttccatgagacgcagcactatgttccccacatatgtttatgtttgctcagtctaataaacccataacatggttgtgaaggaataccaaagctgaggctggacgatgattgattgttggtgtgccatgtgtcaccgtgtgtcttattggttttgtgttatactgtattttattgtgtgcagctggtccttatctccaagacacatttaaaacaaataaccttgaagtcccatctctccccacctgctcctgcttcctacatcccctccacaccacatcaagttgttcttcttaataataatacatttattttggggggccgcctttcataacacccaaggacacataggatagtttatgtttaaattgttccctatattgcataggggcaatatagggaacaatttcaacagtggattttgtgatatatcagccggggtgagacaagacaaaccacaaatggactacagaaggacacaaaaggacacatggtacagtttatattattcttggtcttttttcaataacatatttcaaaggttctggatttgtttacaaatctagaaactaaatacaaaactaggatgatatgaagatctcatgtcaaaaataattgtgataaattagacagagctggcctgtctgtgagcacattttatgttggtttggttcttctgataaaggtgtgaatatctaaataatataccaacatatgctattgtcattagttgtgtccctgttcttaaagctaaggcattgctaaattaacaactcttggcttagagtggtaacatgagaccgatttttatatataaaatataaatgtattttaattttataatttattttaaatattaacaatataatcaaataaatggaaatatataccccggcaaatatttaatataaataccttgtgtgtgtgtgtaggctatagctattgctttatctgattaatgttattttcatatgaaagtccatgattataagtatgcagtatcataactacatctttgatgtttataaaaaaccaaaccgtttgaaaattgagcaagctatggttatttaaatagtaaaccataatgttatgaatgagattCTTTTGTAAAAAGAATATCTAAGTGATTTCTCCAGAACCAAAAGCTGACAGGCATCAGgtcaaaaacatacattttaaagTATTGATATGGTACACATAAATCTTGTTTCATTAACCCAGAATATGGCTTCTTACACCAGAAGAAAATTGTTAACTAGACAGAAACTATAGGATCAGCGTGTCCTTTCTTTATTTGCAAACAAGTAAAACCTTGTACAGTGAATCatcacacttgttctgcaaagCATTTCAAAACATTCATGAAACGGTTGTAAAATTCAAGTTTTGGATTAAACGCCTCGTCCACGGCACTTGTCCACACTCCCTTATCGTATCTGTAAGTCTTAAAAACTCTTTGGACAACATTTCATGGCTAGGCTGAACATTCGCATAATACTTTTTGAGCATCTAGTTGAACACCAACAGGATTATGAAAGCCCCTTTTATTAGTCTGTAAGGGTAACAACTGTTACGATACTGTACTATAACTGCAGACAAACAGCATGACTTAACAAAAAACACTCAAAACCACCACAATTCAAAATATCTTAAATGGTTATCCATTAAAGAACACAGCAAACTTTGTACAACTTAAAATGTATGGCAAGTATCCAACCTCCtagccctgtaaatacatcTGAAAGCAGTCAAACTACTTCTGAATGTGCAGTGGATGTGTTGTATCCTCAAAATGTGCAGACATTCGATACATGCAAACCATCAAGTTCAAACAGTTAGGTGTACACAGCTCTGTGTATGACTACACATGTAACAGACATATCCAATACATTCATAAATGATGAACAGAACTCAATACAGATGCACACACATATAAAGCATTGTGCGTCCATCATAtctaaagaaagaaaaaagcacATATTGGGTTGTACAATCCAGATACGCTACATTAAAGTAAAGAGTTGTCTGATGCGTAGTTAAAAGCTTATATCAACACTCCTGCTCACAGGATGGTAAAGTGCTCGCAACATGTCAAGATAAAGGCAACCGCTGAACATAACCTTTGACCTCCACTCCACATCAGGACAGTGGGCCATTGAAACTGACAAGTACTCTTCTTTAGCGACCGTTACATTGACAAAACTGGTCTTGTTTATAGTTTAATTCACGTTGTAATTGCACTGAATAACGGTTGAATGCTGAGAAAGTCAATATAATGTAGCACATGTAACTATAACTGACAAAACAAGATGTTGTTCACTGCTTCCTCCCCATCCTATTCTTTATTATCATGTAAGAGGATACAGCAGCACGTTATTGCACTTTATGTTGAACTAATCCAAAGTCTGCTTTAGCATCTAGACACTGACCTATTCTCTACTGCATGCACCTTTCATAAACGCTGTCAAGTCAGTAGTTCAACACTTGAAATCAGTTCAAGGAGGATATGGTCACACAACACTTTGAAATTAAACTGTTACTCCACATCAAATCATTAAAATCACCAGTAAAGAAAGTGATGCTTCACAGATCTCCCTCCTTGTTTAACACGGACATGCATATATTCACAATGTGCAGCaaacactccacacacacagtgaTTTAGTCAGTCTCTGATCTGTCTGTAGAGTCGCAGCAGGTAAAAGCCAGTGTATGTTTCCTCCTCTCTCTGAAGCCCTTCACACACACTAACTGTGTTCAGAGCCCTATGTAGACAGAAGTGCAGCCTTTTTTAAACACCAAGCCCCAGCTGCTGGCCTTCGCTCACCTGTAAACCTGTTTCAGTGCAAGGTTTGGCTAAATGTGATGAAACAGGGAATAAACAGCAGAATACAGACATGCTGCTCTCTAAAAGCACTGTGGAGCAATCAAGTTCAGTTTAGATAGGCTTGTAGAGCAGAGAGGTGACGTATTTCTTCTTGTATCTGTGAGTAGCACTCAGCACCATTACTCCGTCCTGcagacagaaacacagaaataCCGGCGGTGAAATAAACATCAGATGCTCCAGTTTGTGGAACTGCCAACTGGTCTATTCagcattcaaaaatacatacaaaaatacattaaatGGTTATGAAAACAAGTATTTATTCAGCACTTAGCATGATTAGCATATTTAATACAACCATTCTGAACATGTGTGGTTGCTTTAGGAGTATAAAACGTTTTCAAGGCTCAAATCCTTTGATTCTTTGTCAAAGAAACACAGTTTGACATGAAGGTTTGTTTCCACATTTGCTGGCTAAATATCTGCTAAAACTAAATAGGTAGAATGTTGGAGAAGTATGAAGGCTTTAATTGATTCAGGTTGAAAAAGAAAATTGAGATAAAATGTCATATCGATGGAGTTTTTTTTAGCTAATCACAACTTGTTAAtccacactttaaaaaaaaatttgaATCAAAAATGTATATAATTAAGAATCTGACTTGGAAATGGAAAATGTGTAGTTGATATGGTGCCAGTAACATCTGGACACATATGAGGAGTAGCTGTTTGTGGGGAAACTACCTTAATGGAGAGAGCGTAAAGATGGTTGAGCATGACGTGGTTGGGTTCCGGCAGCAGGGCGGGGTCacactgcagagagagagagaacataaGGGTGAGGGTCCGAACAACAACAAGGTCAATCACATCGAGGTGTAAGCAGACTACAGTGGTATAGAAAGATAGGGCACTGACCGATATATTGGTGTCCTTGTTGAGTATGACTTGGAGGAGGTGGGGGGGGAGAATAGGGGGGGCTTTGAAGTGCTCCTCCGGTCTGAAGACGTACTGCTCCTGGCCGTAAGGACCTGGAGGGGAGCTGGACAGATCTGAAAACAAACAGTTATTATAACTCTGCTGACAGGGCATCAGAGGCTAGGTTAAACTGTCCATAGTTCATTTTGAACCAGAtgtaactgtagtgtgagtaCATCGAGGACATAAGCAGACCTGACTCGGAGCTATCCAGAGAGTCGACATGCAGCGCGTCAAACACCTCAAAGTCAGACTTCTTCACctggatcaggttgttgatggtGCCCAGCTGACTGGTCACAACCGTCTGTGAAAGAGAAATGTTTCAAGAAGGTAATGATTAAGAatttttgtaattattattattttacactTAAACAACTTTAAAGACCTTTGAGCGATGGTTGTTCTCagaaaaaccaagtctaacGTTGCCATTTCGTAATAAACAATTTAACAGTACTAATTCCAAAAACAGCTAAATCTAGTGAGAAATACGCCAGGTTGGGGCTCAAAGCTTGACCTTTAGGCCTCCCTCTAAAGCCACTCCCCAAGATCACTTCTCAAAATGATCAATATGAACGCAAACCACAAACATTGCTATTGTTAGATGATATAGCATGGGGTAAGGACAATGCACTATGCCTGCGACCCCCTACCACAGATACCAGGTTGATTTCTGGACTTTTGTCAGAGCATTCAATTTATTGGTTTCCATTGTTATATAAAGATTATTTAAATCAAAACGTTTCGAAAATACATGATCTAACGTAACTTTAAGGGAACAACTTTTAATGACATGGCAATAAAAATGACACTGATGTACCTCTGAGGGATCATGAACCCACTGTCCATCTACAAAGAACTTGTACTGGTGCTCTCCTTCAGGCAGGTCCAGGATGGCTACAAAGTCATTATGGCTttggagaaaagaaaaaaagaaagtgcTTTAGTGCAGATGTGGTCGTTCCTCTGACCTAAGAATGCACTCAAATTTAAAGCAAGCTGCAGACCACAAGAAAACATGTTTACCTTTTATTGAGCGGTATCTTTGTGCCCCAGTTATTAAAGGAACCGGCTATGTAGACCTCCTTTCCCCCCCCAGCCCAGCGGATGACTGTGGGTCGAGCCTGAGGACCCGTTTTCACCTGGTCAGTGGGATCGGCTTCTTTCTCTCCTAACGGCTaaaaaacattgattgatgtgtcaactttaataaataaaaatggcacAGAAATCTGAAAGGTATTCCTCGAGAGAAATGTTTCTATGTTATCTGTTTTGCACAACAGTACCTTGGTCTCTGGCCCGTGGGTGTTGAAGATGTTGGGGTCGTCGGTGCTGTCCACCATCTTGCCGATGTGCTCTTGGTCTTTGGGGCTGCCGCTAATGTCGGAGCGTTGGGACTTGGCTCCATGGCGATCTCCAGTCACCCGGTCACTAGTGTTTCCCATAATAACTCTATTTATGGTGCTCCTGGAAAGAAAACAGAGACTATTATTTTTTGGAGTACATACCTTCTTTATTGTTATGTAGCCATTCAGAAGCTAAATGAATCAGTAATGCACATACTGTATAAAAGCTGCTATTGATGTCCCGTTCCTTTATAAGCTCTGTAAATGCAATAGGGAGCAACCACAATGTGAACTGGTTATTAGTAAATATTAATAATTCATAAGGCTGAAGAACcattatatattttgttatgCACTTACTtgcttaaagggcccatgtcatgctttttcggttattacccgtccccttgtgtgtttttatgcatgtaaacggtctgcagagtcaaaaaccctcaaagtacaccctgtagcgagtaaaactctaacacagaaaagacctgtctatgctgccccagaacgcctcgttggacatttctcattttccattgtttgcttcctgggttctgtgacgtgtgaacacccaaatcaacaacaaatgaccggattggcccaaatggaccaatccgcggagcacctcacacaccaggatcccttggctaactaacagtgagtccccattgacttgcatagagctccctgaatgctggtaatagacgagttgggatcgcggagaaacgctctccgcagacccattctcacagcgttctaaagctttttcttactcaatatcaagccacacttattgtttttacttcggctgtgagtgtttctgtgtgctcaggatgagtttcgcttgttctcgttGTATCGCCAACCCGGagaaacctgtccgctcctcgcagcaacgagcctcgcaacgtcccgaccaattaGAGCACACTGGACTcaaagggagggggggcaggagctccaacaagccgtttaggacagtgAGTGAATACATgtaactatacagagatgctgtatgagaaaccaatgtgagtttggaattgtacaatttaaatatattctagtagacctcaataatgaaaatatgatcagtagaaatggccatggcatgggacctttaatgttaGACCAAAGCCATCACTGAAATGTGCTTCACCTTTAGCAGCTTTCACATTAAAATAATGCTAATGTGTTAAAGTATCAGTTATATATTGGTCTCTCTGAAAGGGATTCTGTCGAACAAgtaccttttatttattttaaattatgaCGCTAatacaggggtgtccaaactacagcCTGGCTGCCAACCGTAGCCCTTGGTCCATTTTCAATTGGCCCTCGTCCATTTTTAACTGGCCCTCAGTTTATtctaaaagtataatggaataaGGCCCACACCTGTAACTTGCGCTTGACTTATGTTCTTCTTAAATATATGTACAAATATATGACACAATATTAATGTGTTAGAAAGcccaatttttttttataaatgtagtCAATTCAAGTTGATAACATTATCTAACACATGTCTAAgtacatttgtacttttacttaggaAATATTTTTGAATGCATGAATTGTAACATAGTACTTGTACACCGTGGTATGATTTTCCAGTACTTCTCACATGATGCTAAAGGGCTTTCCAGAAAGGCTAAAAGGCTTATTGAAAAGTTGGACAGCTTCATGCATAAGCGTGTGACTGGCACTGTCAGTGAACCTAAACCTGCCACAACACATCAGACTGCATCCAGTCAGATATAACAGCACCGCCCACTAGCTACTTAGCAAGCAACAAGTTATAACTTCCTAAATGTTCATATACGAGTTGGCCATGAATCAGAGCAGTAAGCCCCCATAGCATGCTAGCTGTAACCTAGCTGGTTCAGCTGTGCCCACCTCTGGTCACTTCAGCAGGAGAATATTTTTAGCTTACAGTTATCTAGCGGCTAGCTGTCACTTTATAACAATTAGCTTACATCGCCGTATGTCTTACTTACAACGTCAGTGTCGATTATGACAAGGcgacgaaaactttaccatgtAGTTACGATTGAGCGAATACACTTACCAGTACCAGCTGATGTTTATTTTTAGTCTGTTTCCAGCGTCGGGGCAACCTCTTCACAACGATTGCAGCTCGGTGGAGCACCAGCAACTACAGTGTGCGGCAAGGGACAAATGCATGCTGCGTTCATGTACATAAGAATGCTCGGAAAAATGAATTCCCCACTAGCAACATAGTAATTAGAGTACTTCAGGTCGATAGACTGCTCCTGctactagtgatggcgagataaAGCCtcatgaagctttccagccaattggttcgcaaaagggttaatctcatgaggcttcatcatgggcttcatttgaacacaaaccccccctgttggtcaaagtgtgtaaaacaggcggATTTctcatctcaacagtgtgctctatctcctaccgagttcccaatgagtaaagccttagaataactctaaacaaccaacataaaatcatattttcacgttaacaatattgtatttattccattttaataattgtgattgaaaagcctaaggaggctggtaaatattgcaaagagggatttgtattcattaataatattcgtaaacgtaaccatgttgtagcctgagaaaggctaaaccatatcaaagaatacatttattaactacattatctaatttagctgtagcttttataaacaaacaaaaatacttattgaccagtcgttgaaccagggaccttgCGGTTGtaagtcaactgctttccagctgagtgAACTGTCACCGGAGCCTCGACGCTGCAGGGAAACGGtatcccgaacgtcccgatggccagtccgccccgatggccagtccgcccctgcatccatgggtaatatgagcgttgtggttcaaggTTCAACCGATCTAAAGCACTTTCGGAAGCAGTCACGTGAggggcagcgaggcttcgtttgtcatcggtgtCGTCACTGGCCCATAAccatcctctcagtctgacaggagaggactctcctccaccttgttatgGTAGAAACAACTCCTTATGTAccttagcatagctagctaaccagatgctaacaaccgGAGCGACGCTCCGGCAGCACTACACCCCTGGCTAAGGGACATGTTGATGTTGTGATGGGTTGACAGCATGTCGAGGATAACATCGTATGTATATCCTTCATTAGAATATTCCCTTAAGATTTCCATCTCTTCTTCCATTCTTTCCACCTCAGTTTAAAATTCGTGAAGAAACAGCTGAACAGTACCAAACAGGAAATACCGTGCTGTCGGCTCTGTCCAgtcacaaacaataagtgtactctcttaaaacctgttaagccccaaagacCGCTTCGGCGGgtcttttttttcacgacaccgtgtctcagggcatcttaatatttaagaacctattaatgtgttataccagattaacgggaagaatctcagctaactgacgatacaaatcatttttaccaaaacaaaacacagtctcataagaagcatctaaatgacccgagtgaaaaatgctaacgcactttggcacagaactcaagatacccttattacttatcgtaactgcacatacaagatatccgattaaagctgaggttccacagattatataggtatagtatcatcactgagcgatccgaactcgcaacaggggaagcaaacacagacatcacaacacgtacctttacggagcttttacgggagatcgtctcaccgtagacGTTTGAACATTAAAACGTATTGACATTAAAACGAGAGAAATcgtggctgaatcggttaatccataggttgataatgtgtcTGTCGCTTTGAAAATATtaattataatccataattccatttttatgtaaaaatcggagagtaaaagttagctgctaatggtagccaccagagctatcgcagcttccggttttggctatgcgtcactctcactccttatttggtaatgtgtgtgtgtatgtgggagttcccctcgattccattggctctagtggttagaaagaggtgtcaatcatcaaaatcgaccaaggggcgccagagatatggaaaatccacccaaatgaccccagaagtgggttttatttgctaaatctctctaaaaaggtcacatttcacttgttttgcatcaatcttgatacagggtacttattatatgttatagtttggattcttaaagcttttagtctaccatccgatcattcaagggtggttttcactacaagtaattttttattttttgacggacacaataatttacatttttttttactgtgtt
It contains:
- the prkab2 gene encoding 5'-AMP-activated protein kinase subunit beta-2, which encodes MGNTSDRVTGDRHGAKSQRSDISGSPKDQEHIGKMVDSTDDPNIFNTHGPETKPLGEKEADPTDQVKTGPQARPTVIRWAGGGKEVYIAGSFNNWGTKIPLNKSHNDFVAILDLPEGEHQYKFFVDGQWVHDPSETVVTSQLGTINNLIQVKKSDFEVFDALHVDSLDSSESDLSSSPPGPYGQEQYVFRPEEHFKAPPILPPHLLQVILNKDTNISCDPALLPEPNHVMLNHLYALSIKDGVMVLSATHRYKKKYVTSLLYKPI